From Salinirubellus salinus, the proteins below share one genomic window:
- a CDS encoding 3-keto-5-aminohexanoate cleavage protein: MSATGYESYLAGDPVVVTAALTGGVHGKEANPAIPESPAEIAEQAAACEAAGASVLHLHARRPNGERSFDTARFQAVNDAVREATDDVILQNSTGGTGAPLEVRRNSLRTDPAPEMASLDMGPLNRYDRLTSENTRHTIDELAREMDERGIVPELEVFNNGHLNETFRLVEAGLVSEAPYVNLIFGGGTLTPPDPRNLLNLVDQLPEGSPWNVLGFGPHQLPLTTMAVLLGGHVRVGLEDNVYYRSGEPAESNAQLVERTVRVAEELGRPVATTAEAREILGLS, encoded by the coding sequence ATGAGCGCCACGGGCTACGAGTCGTACCTCGCGGGCGACCCGGTGGTCGTCACGGCGGCGCTCACCGGCGGCGTCCACGGGAAGGAGGCGAACCCCGCCATCCCCGAGTCGCCCGCGGAGATCGCCGAGCAGGCCGCCGCGTGCGAGGCGGCGGGCGCGAGCGTCCTGCACCTCCACGCGCGCCGGCCGAACGGCGAGCGATCGTTCGACACCGCCCGCTTCCAGGCGGTCAACGACGCGGTGCGCGAGGCCACCGACGACGTGATACTCCAGAACTCGACGGGCGGGACGGGCGCGCCGCTCGAGGTGCGCCGGAACTCGCTGCGGACCGACCCCGCCCCGGAGATGGCGAGTCTCGATATGGGTCCGCTCAACCGGTACGACCGCCTCACGAGCGAGAACACCCGCCACACCATCGACGAACTCGCCCGCGAGATGGACGAACGGGGCATCGTCCCAGAACTGGAGGTGTTCAACAACGGCCACCTCAACGAGACGTTCCGGCTGGTGGAGGCGGGCCTCGTGAGCGAGGCGCCGTACGTCAACCTCATCTTCGGGGGCGGAACGCTCACCCCGCCGGACCCCCGGAACCTCCTGAACCTCGTGGACCAGTTGCCCGAGGGGAGCCCGTGGAACGTCCTCGGGTTCGGGCCCCACCAGCTCCCGCTGACGACGATGGCCGTCCTGCTGGGCGGGCACGTCCGCGTGGGGCTGGAGGACAACGTCTACTACCGGTCCGGGGAGCCGGCCGAGTCGAACGCCCAGCTGGTCGAGCGGACCGTCCGCGTCGCCGAGGAGCTGGGCCGGCCGGTGGCGACGACGGCGGAGGCCCGCGAGATACTGGGGCTCTCGTAG
- a CDS encoding phosphate uptake regulator PhoU: METRKVQVTGGSTYTVSIPKGWATEHGVSGGTVVALFEEDDTLLVRPRTGGDPSEVVLDVRGLEGEALVRAVTTLYVGGFDVVTLEAPRVTAERRRTVRRATRRLVGFEVVEETGGAIRLRDLLDQSELSVRDATVRAHRLSTAMLADAVEALREGDRPLAEDVIERDDDVDRLRALVERAFRTSLRDPQVAAEAGLTQTACFDHHRCVRQYERVADHAEKLAHLTEDATWVPDAVDESLAALHESAAGVVDGATGAFFETDADRAVRLANEARAANDRTGELARDLDAAVRDVDPDLAGPLGLAVDSLSRVADYGGNVAEVALQRAFPAP; this comes from the coding sequence ATGGAGACGCGGAAGGTGCAGGTGACCGGTGGGTCCACGTACACGGTGTCGATACCGAAGGGGTGGGCGACGGAGCACGGCGTGAGCGGCGGCACCGTCGTGGCCCTGTTCGAGGAGGACGACACGCTCCTGGTCCGGCCACGGACCGGGGGGGACCCGAGCGAGGTGGTCCTCGACGTCCGGGGGCTGGAGGGCGAGGCGCTCGTCCGGGCGGTGACCACCCTCTACGTGGGCGGGTTCGACGTGGTGACACTCGAGGCGCCGCGCGTGACCGCCGAACGCCGGCGGACGGTGCGCCGGGCGACCCGTCGCCTCGTCGGGTTCGAGGTGGTCGAGGAGACGGGCGGGGCCATCCGCCTGCGTGACCTGCTCGACCAGTCCGAACTCTCGGTCCGGGACGCCACCGTCCGGGCACACCGGCTCTCGACGGCGATGCTCGCGGACGCCGTCGAGGCGCTCCGCGAGGGCGACCGACCGCTGGCCGAGGACGTGATAGAGCGTGACGACGACGTGGACCGCCTGCGGGCGCTGGTCGAGCGGGCGTTCCGCACCTCGCTTCGCGACCCGCAGGTGGCCGCCGAGGCCGGCCTCACCCAGACGGCGTGTTTCGACCACCATCGGTGTGTCCGCCAGTACGAGCGGGTGGCCGACCACGCCGAGAAACTGGCCCACCTGACCGAGGACGCGACGTGGGTGCCCGACGCCGTGGACGAGTCGCTGGCCGCACTCCACGAGTCGGCCGCTGGCGTCGTTGACGGGGCGACGGGGGCGTTCTTCGAGACGGACGCCGACCGGGCGGTCCGCCTCGCCAACGAGGCCCGTGCGGCCAACGACCGGACCGGCGAACTCGCGCGCGACCTCGACGCGGCGGTTCGCGACGTCGACCCCGACCTCGCGGGGCCGCTCGGCCTCGCCGTCGACTCGCTCTCCCGGGTCGCCGACTACGGGGGCAACGTCGCCGAGGTGGCGCTCCAGCGGGCGTTCCCGGCGCCCTGA
- a CDS encoding TIGR04024 family LLM class F420-dependent oxidoreductase gives MTLPLDVVVQTREHDHPGGVADRAVQAEDHGFAYVSMGEATGWNVASLLSVVAERTDTVGIANDVFSPWGRSPALLAQTALTLHDLSGGRYRLGLGPSSPAITEDWHGFPFERPLRRTRETIDVIRQVFTGERLEYNGEFFQFDGGLSYDRPVPDDPPGIDLATLGPKAVEMTGRFADGWVPQLFTADGLRDRLTDLERGAELGGRDPSEIRVSPLVRCFASDDPARARESTRAMVAFLVGAYGPFYGKNVAEQGFEEAVDDIRAAWADRDTAAMAAACPDELLDAVAAYGTPADVRETVRSFLDVEGVDAVRAGFVSGMDESDKRKTMAALADI, from the coding sequence ATGACGCTCCCCCTCGACGTCGTCGTCCAGACGCGCGAACACGACCACCCCGGCGGCGTCGCCGACCGGGCCGTGCAGGCCGAGGACCACGGCTTCGCCTACGTCTCGATGGGCGAGGCGACCGGCTGGAACGTCGCCAGCCTCCTGTCGGTCGTGGCCGAGCGCACCGACACCGTCGGCATCGCCAACGACGTGTTCTCGCCGTGGGGGCGCTCGCCCGCCCTGCTCGCACAGACCGCGCTCACGCTCCACGACCTCTCGGGCGGGCGCTACCGCCTCGGCCTCGGCCCGAGTTCGCCCGCCATCACGGAGGACTGGCACGGCTTCCCGTTCGAGCGCCCCCTGCGCCGGACGCGCGAGACCATCGACGTGATCCGACAGGTGTTCACCGGGGAGCGACTCGAGTACAACGGCGAGTTCTTCCAGTTCGACGGCGGCCTCTCGTACGACCGTCCAGTCCCGGACGACCCGCCGGGCATCGACCTCGCCACGCTCGGGCCGAAGGCGGTGGAGATGACCGGCCGGTTCGCCGACGGCTGGGTCCCGCAGCTGTTCACCGCCGACGGGCTGCGTGACCGCCTCACCGACCTCGAACGCGGCGCGGAGCTGGGTGGTCGCGACCCGAGCGAGATCCGCGTGTCGCCGCTCGTCCGGTGTTTCGCCAGCGACGACCCGGCGCGAGCGAGAGAGAGCACGCGCGCGATGGTAGCGTTCCTCGTCGGCGCGTACGGCCCGTTCTACGGGAAGAACGTGGCCGAGCAGGGGTTCGAGGAGGCCGTCGACGACATCCGGGCCGCGTGGGCGGACCGCGACACCGCAGCGATGGCGGCCGCCTGCCCGGACGAGCTGCTGGACGCCGTCGCCGCCTACGGCACGCCGGCGGACGTCCGCGAGACGGTCCGCTCGTTCCTCGACGTGGAGGGGGTAGACGCGGTGCGCGCCGGGTTCGTCTCGGGGATGGACGAGTCGGACAAGCGCAAGACGATGGCGGCCCTCGCCGACATCTGA